A DNA window from Paenibacillus andongensis contains the following coding sequences:
- a CDS encoding ABC transporter substrate-binding protein, translated as MNCIREKFICIILFLTLGLTACGSQDEKESAFVGDMNPAPVTISITYAMGDNAHQKGIQTVINDFKKSHLNVQIKVLDNRNQAKGYADSLAMLDAMDEFPDLIEMRDTQIFADAGLLAELPEDIMYLFDKIPQVNGKVYTAPLNTEMPQGIIYNKKLFQQLGLGEPSTYQEFLEICETIKSFGVSPLVVGGKDLWHMGFWINHFMMDYVYAKDTEWNRKRSVGQTNWTDTSPLTAIQELQGLWKNGYVEPSYMNISDNQTIGYLVSGKAAMLMSGPWMFKQLEQANPDFEIGFFPVPDRNGDFHIIGLPQPSGWSISSNAAMDPEKVKYIKQFLRFFYSEEEYPKYLEAASAFPSTKESVTYRTSELMKKVGDLLRNPRMIKLRSMDQYWGADQIPPGFRNEFYSIVQNSLSGKISVDEAMIQANQAWEKKKRQN; from the coding sequence ATGAACTGCATACGTGAGAAATTCATTTGCATAATCCTGTTCCTTACTTTGGGACTTACGGCATGTGGAAGTCAGGATGAGAAGGAGAGTGCATTCGTTGGTGATATGAATCCAGCACCGGTAACTATTTCTATTACTTATGCAATGGGGGATAACGCACATCAGAAAGGGATTCAAACCGTCATCAATGACTTCAAAAAGTCGCATCTGAATGTCCAAATCAAAGTTCTTGATAACAGAAATCAAGCCAAAGGTTATGCCGACAGCTTGGCGATGCTGGATGCCATGGACGAGTTCCCGGATTTGATAGAGATGCGAGACACACAAATATTTGCCGATGCCGGATTGTTGGCTGAGCTTCCTGAGGACATCATGTACCTCTTTGACAAGATCCCTCAAGTAAACGGGAAGGTATATACAGCCCCGCTAAATACGGAGATGCCCCAAGGGATCATTTACAATAAGAAGCTTTTTCAACAGTTGGGCTTGGGTGAGCCTTCCACCTATCAGGAGTTCCTTGAGATTTGTGAAACAATCAAAAGTTTCGGTGTTTCCCCCTTGGTCGTTGGCGGTAAAGATTTGTGGCATATGGGATTTTGGATCAATCACTTTATGATGGATTATGTTTACGCCAAAGATACGGAATGGAATCGCAAACGTTCAGTCGGTCAGACCAATTGGACGGACACCAGTCCTCTTACAGCCATTCAAGAACTTCAAGGATTATGGAAAAATGGCTATGTAGAGCCAAGCTACATGAATATTTCCGATAATCAAACGATTGGCTATCTGGTTTCTGGAAAAGCAGCTATGCTAATGTCGGGCCCTTGGATGTTCAAGCAGTTGGAACAAGCCAACCCCGACTTTGAAATAGGTTTCTTTCCTGTTCCTGATCGAAATGGCGACTTTCATATAATTGGACTCCCACAGCCTTCGGGGTGGTCCATTTCAAGTAATGCTGCAATGGATCCGGAAAAGGTGAAATATATCAAACAGTTCCTGCGCTTCTTCTACAGTGAGGAAGAGTACCCCAAATACTTGGAAGCGGCAAGCGCCTTTCCATCCACTAAGGAATCGGTAACCTACAGGACTTCGGAGTTGATGAAGAAGGTAGGGGATTTGCTACGGAATCCCCGAATGATCAAGCTTCGTTCCATGGACCAATATTGGGGAGCCGACCAGATTCCGCCAGGATTCCGGAATGAGTTCTACTCCATTGTGCAGAATAGTTTGTCCGGAAAAATTTCGGTGGATGAGGCGATGATTCAAGCGAATCAGGCATGGGAGAAGAAGAAACGTCAAAATTAA
- a CDS encoding COG1470 family protein has product MPSVFRSPDQVRGDDQVMVDMDKKLTVINLLEWEARYSVSTEQVHNEHTGFMLSPGQEITLQYPGVHLDNHWTQHGFVSGNDYSVDLQDWYGLELEAELPWMRVLELKVEIGLLRNKSPLPEEVEYVSSRCMVMNGGTDGKRIVLPLHQFDDKKALSGRWKFVRSVRLSMVWKNDDVQEPVRIKHIQLKRRAALFVQTPVLSKSAPAESTARYDVILHNCTGEHQPVTWICERYGWETMSVRVEPAEYILKPWESLEVSVLVEVPDRVAPGGHEVQKLTVVLGGRGEMSEKLELTTLRELPHPYIKLTAAEWATVHRNVQEHEWACELLGMYIRRADLWTVPDIHEGSYLFETHHSHEAENAVIAWKLTGRLELAEKAVAFLRKTVDPEKGYPVTRKACHQELVHEGEFFKHTAVVYDLLADSGFLTKEDHVNVERSFRLFMELIDWALCVGGISNWTLAEMIGALYCSQALQDYERMNRYLFGTGGYTDHLSKGTLDDGWWYECSVGYNLMAAGLFSEITQSSKPWGINLADMWVPAQYHDQVTPGDKPEIDGLCLDIWGPSRTNYRSITQLWDSLLPYADYRGVLFGINDSAESKLPGISPRGYMDARFDLAYYLYRKPEYANILLTCDLADRDLLYAVPDLEPSKSKPYLSSAYSDNSGVAVLRSQTEGRSPDLQIQAVVKYGSHGGAHGHYDRVSLLSVMRYGRSFYNPENIWYNYHTFMYKFYVQTSLTHNMVVVDRKQQDPTEGRRMLFHSGRLFQACAVENKAKWSYPPYGGWRVDGDKTFAERTWNEARYMPIPENAPEYSERTGFTEPVLQRRLTVVTDDYVVLFDYMSGDEEHDYDCLFHCKGLVGLEADGKRLIKHTEQFDSDPLGSAQLITDCEWYEIQGPVKAHFEMGFGPGYDNRANRTDHNEDGPLSIDHYTVWPLQVEMIVGNDPEYYKVEKQLHYEIRGDGEVLAEGRFGAWILGREDLKLSLEGISTLELQVRTEEGTGEHGVKKSSEKTVFWGDPYLETELGDRLYLADLPLKMVNTDPGNGVGVDYFGGPVKIASKRFDRAIPANPMDTDHEGVITVDLTGVKVSRFVASIGGDYPLGDETDRRKMLSARSVGKTARFVTVIEPYQDKPMIVRAAACSPDEIRIELAAGRVQTVLVTDMEGDGACIAVEVRETNESGALLRREHTE; this is encoded by the coding sequence ATGCCAAGCGTATTTCGTTCTCCGGATCAGGTAAGGGGTGATGATCAAGTGATGGTGGATATGGACAAAAAGTTAACCGTGATCAATCTGTTGGAATGGGAAGCGAGGTATTCGGTTTCTACGGAACAGGTTCACAATGAACACACGGGATTCATGTTATCCCCCGGTCAGGAGATCACTCTACAATATCCTGGTGTACATTTGGATAATCATTGGACTCAGCATGGGTTTGTCAGTGGGAATGATTACAGTGTGGATTTGCAGGATTGGTATGGACTTGAGCTGGAGGCGGAGCTTCCATGGATGCGAGTGCTGGAACTGAAAGTGGAGATTGGATTATTGCGCAATAAGAGTCCTTTGCCTGAAGAAGTGGAATACGTAAGCTCCCGTTGTATGGTTATGAACGGAGGAACAGACGGGAAGCGGATCGTTCTACCTTTGCATCAATTTGACGACAAAAAGGCATTGTCAGGTAGATGGAAGTTTGTACGTTCCGTCCGTTTGTCCATGGTTTGGAAGAACGATGATGTCCAAGAGCCGGTTCGCATCAAACATATTCAGCTGAAACGAAGAGCAGCCCTATTTGTCCAAACACCCGTACTCTCGAAGTCAGCCCCGGCCGAAAGTACAGCTCGGTATGATGTCATTCTTCATAATTGCACAGGCGAGCATCAGCCGGTCACGTGGATCTGTGAGAGGTACGGATGGGAAACGATGTCTGTCCGGGTGGAGCCGGCTGAATACATATTGAAACCATGGGAGTCACTGGAGGTATCAGTTCTGGTTGAGGTTCCCGACCGCGTAGCACCAGGTGGGCATGAGGTACAGAAGCTTACAGTAGTACTGGGCGGCCGGGGTGAAATGTCGGAGAAGCTGGAATTGACCACATTGCGTGAGCTCCCCCACCCTTATATTAAGCTAACGGCAGCCGAATGGGCGACGGTCCACAGAAATGTGCAGGAGCATGAATGGGCCTGCGAGCTGCTCGGCATGTACATACGGCGTGCAGATCTTTGGACCGTTCCCGATATACATGAAGGCTCTTATTTGTTCGAAACTCATCATTCTCACGAAGCAGAGAATGCGGTTATTGCCTGGAAGCTTACAGGCAGGCTGGAGCTAGCGGAGAAAGCGGTAGCATTCCTTCGCAAGACTGTTGATCCTGAGAAAGGTTATCCAGTAACAAGGAAAGCTTGCCACCAGGAGCTGGTCCATGAGGGGGAATTTTTCAAACATACAGCTGTGGTCTATGACTTGCTTGCAGATTCTGGATTCCTTACGAAAGAGGACCATGTGAATGTAGAGCGATCCTTCCGGCTCTTTATGGAGCTGATCGATTGGGCATTATGCGTCGGAGGCATATCCAACTGGACCTTGGCGGAGATGATCGGAGCCTTGTATTGCAGCCAAGCCCTACAAGATTATGAGCGGATGAACAGGTACCTATTTGGAACGGGAGGGTATACAGACCACCTTTCTAAGGGGACCTTGGACGACGGTTGGTGGTATGAATGCTCCGTTGGCTATAATCTGATGGCAGCCGGCTTGTTTTCCGAAATAACTCAGAGCAGCAAACCATGGGGTATCAATCTCGCAGACATGTGGGTTCCCGCACAGTACCATGATCAGGTTACACCGGGAGACAAACCGGAAATCGATGGGCTTTGTTTAGACATCTGGGGGCCGAGCCGAACCAATTACCGTTCAATTACCCAATTGTGGGACAGTCTGCTTCCTTATGCAGATTACCGGGGAGTGCTGTTCGGCATCAATGACTCGGCGGAGTCCAAGCTTCCTGGCATTTCCCCAAGGGGTTATATGGACGCACGCTTTGATCTTGCTTACTATCTCTACAGAAAACCTGAATATGCCAATATTCTCTTAACCTGCGACCTTGCGGACCGAGATCTTTTGTACGCTGTACCGGATCTCGAACCGAGTAAATCCAAGCCTTATTTATCTTCTGCATATTCGGACAACTCTGGTGTGGCCGTACTCCGCTCCCAAACGGAAGGCAGATCACCGGACTTACAGATCCAAGCTGTCGTGAAATATGGCTCTCATGGCGGTGCTCATGGCCATTATGACAGAGTGAGTCTATTGTCCGTCATGCGGTACGGGCGAAGCTTCTACAATCCGGAGAACATCTGGTACAACTATCATACGTTTATGTACAAGTTTTACGTACAAACCTCCCTTACCCATAATATGGTTGTGGTTGACCGGAAGCAGCAGGATCCCACCGAAGGCAGACGGATGCTCTTCCATAGCGGTCGCCTCTTCCAGGCCTGTGCAGTGGAGAACAAAGCTAAGTGGTCCTATCCTCCCTATGGCGGGTGGAGGGTGGACGGGGATAAAACCTTTGCGGAGCGTACCTGGAATGAGGCTCGTTACATGCCAATCCCCGAAAATGCACCGGAGTATTCGGAACGTACCGGGTTCACGGAGCCAGTGCTTCAGCGTCGCTTGACTGTCGTTACGGACGACTATGTCGTTCTTTTCGATTACATGTCTGGTGATGAGGAGCATGATTACGATTGCTTATTCCATTGTAAGGGTCTTGTCGGTCTGGAAGCGGATGGAAAGAGGCTGATTAAACACACGGAGCAATTTGATTCCGATCCACTTGGAAGTGCCCAGCTTATTACCGACTGCGAGTGGTATGAGATCCAAGGGCCCGTCAAAGCTCATTTCGAGATGGGATTCGGTCCAGGGTACGATAACCGGGCAAACCGGACTGACCACAACGAGGACGGTCCCCTTTCCATCGACCATTACACGGTTTGGCCTCTTCAAGTGGAGATGATCGTCGGTAACGATCCCGAATATTACAAGGTGGAGAAACAGCTTCATTATGAAATCAGGGGAGATGGAGAAGTATTGGCAGAAGGTAGGTTCGGAGCCTGGATACTTGGCAGGGAGGATCTTAAACTTTCGTTAGAAGGGATCAGTACCTTGGAACTTCAAGTCAGAACCGAGGAAGGAACTGGCGAACACGGAGTTAAGAAGAGCTCAGAGAAGACCGTGTTTTGGGGAGATCCATATCTCGAAACCGAATTGGGTGACCGGCTATACCTTGCAGATTTACCTCTCAAGATGGTGAATACTGATCCTGGCAATGGCGTAGGAGTGGATTATTTCGGTGGGCCGGTAAAGATTGCCTCCAAACGGTTTGATCGTGCAATCCCGGCAAACCCGATGGACACGGATCACGAAGGTGTCATAACCGTGGATTTAACCGGCGTCAAGGTGTCTCGCTTTGTTGCCTCCATCGGCGGTGATTACCCCCTAGGAGACGAAACCGATAGACGTAAAATGCTAAGTGCTCGTAGTGTCGGGAAAACGGCAAGGTTTGTTACCGTAATAGAACCTTATCAAGACAAGCCTATGATCGTCAGAGCGGCGGCATGTTCTCCCGATGAAATCCGGATTGAATTAGCGGCTGGAAGAGTTCAGACGGTTCTTGTGACGGACATGGAAGGTGATGGTGCCTGTATAGCCGTGGAGGTAAGAGAGACCAATGAGAGCGGAGCTCTGTTGAGGAGGGAGCACACCGAATGA
- a CDS encoding response regulator, with amino-acid sequence MSKIRMILADDEPVILRGLRMIIDWDELGIEIVGAACDGNELLALLESCEPDLIVSDICMPGLSGIDVLRHIEASERTTKVVFISAYKEFSYAQDALKYGALDYLVKPVNTAQLEQVIQKAVSLIRDSSEEERTREKLEHLERNIRDKTIEELLDRLMDGDEKAGQTLSETVNLRARKNATVCVGEWKKLLEDEGRWQEQERKLIDFAITNVMREIMQNNSDCFFFRKGHAFCFLILNDHSDMPLQAAKEVRDKVKSYLKLNMTIGVGGAVSHIQQAVTSYKQALEALEWAYFHGPGNVIPYQTAPMDSVVQLSVSEMQLNFIHEIVTASSGDVLYNALSELLKAIQQEAFGNKHTAVSTVYTMLMMIRQELRNMDIAIEGLNDQFQVLLERINGFGNFTEVEEYTHKLIAEIHLLVKVKLGNKEQMQITQVKEYIDEHYAENITLEKIAALIYMNPSYFSTFFKKHTDENFKHYLTEVRMKHARRLLLHSNLMVYEVAEKVGYNSARLFSEMFRKWFGQLPQDYKHLKGTQTDELHT; translated from the coding sequence ATGAGCAAAATTAGGATGATACTGGCAGATGATGAACCGGTTATTTTGAGAGGCTTGAGAATGATCATTGACTGGGATGAACTGGGTATAGAAATTGTGGGTGCAGCCTGTGACGGGAATGAGTTGCTGGCATTACTGGAATCCTGTGAGCCCGATTTAATTGTAAGCGATATCTGCATGCCAGGTTTATCCGGAATCGACGTGTTAAGACATATTGAAGCGTCAGAACGCACAACCAAGGTTGTCTTTATCAGCGCCTACAAAGAATTCTCATATGCTCAGGATGCATTGAAATACGGAGCGCTAGATTATCTTGTTAAGCCCGTTAATACGGCACAGCTGGAACAGGTCATCCAAAAAGCAGTCTCTTTGATCAGGGATTCGTCGGAAGAGGAACGGACACGTGAAAAACTGGAACATCTGGAGAGGAACATCCGTGACAAAACGATTGAGGAGCTGCTTGACAGATTGATGGACGGAGATGAGAAAGCAGGACAAACCTTGAGCGAAACTGTAAACTTAAGGGCTAGGAAGAATGCAACCGTTTGTGTGGGGGAATGGAAAAAACTCCTGGAGGATGAAGGGCGTTGGCAGGAACAGGAGCGGAAATTGATTGATTTCGCCATTACGAATGTGATGAGGGAGATTATGCAGAACAACTCGGATTGCTTCTTTTTCCGTAAGGGGCATGCCTTTTGTTTCTTAATCCTAAATGATCATTCCGACATGCCGCTTCAAGCAGCCAAAGAAGTTCGCGACAAGGTTAAAAGCTACCTTAAGCTCAATATGACTATTGGGGTAGGAGGGGCGGTTAGTCATATCCAGCAAGCCGTTACTTCCTACAAACAAGCGCTGGAAGCGTTGGAATGGGCTTATTTTCATGGACCCGGAAACGTGATTCCGTATCAGACGGCACCGATGGATTCGGTCGTGCAGCTCAGCGTATCGGAAATGCAGTTGAATTTTATTCATGAAATCGTTACAGCTTCGTCGGGCGACGTTCTTTATAATGCTTTGTCAGAATTATTGAAGGCTATCCAACAAGAAGCATTCGGTAATAAGCATACCGCTGTTTCCACGGTGTATACCATGCTTATGATGATCCGCCAGGAATTGAGAAACATGGATATTGCCATAGAAGGCCTTAATGATCAATTTCAAGTCCTGTTGGAGCGCATTAACGGTTTTGGTAACTTCACGGAGGTGGAGGAATATACTCATAAGCTTATTGCGGAGATTCATCTACTTGTAAAGGTCAAATTAGGCAACAAAGAACAGATGCAAATTACTCAGGTGAAGGAGTATATTGATGAGCATTATGCGGAGAATATTACTTTGGAGAAGATAGCTGCCCTTATCTATATGAATCCATCTTACTTCAGCACATTCTTCAAGAAACATACGGATGAAAACTTCAAGCATTATTTAACGGAGGTACGAATGAAGCATGCACGGCGGTTACTTCTTCATTCTAACCTAATGGTGTACGAGGTTGCAGAAAAGGTTGGTTACAATAGCGCCCGTCTATTCAGTGAGATGTTCAGAAAGTGGTTCGGACAACTCCCGCAGGATTATAAACATTTGAAAGGAACTCAAACGGATGAACTGCATACGTGA
- a CDS encoding glycosyl hydrolase family 28 protein, producing MNRLIVYDAPKGALGRDDFKIRVRIPGESWCDLFVYEVKVDMHEVRQASMVYFDMYGTVEVQVECVTHHVEQVVIRPLSAEIPFRCEGNCITFTLDRPRKLSIEVNGDRFSNLHVFANPLEEDAPHPDDPDVLMLNPAIHRMEDIYRLAKTPTVKSGQLPKVIYFAPGMHYLEETIMRIPSNTTVYIAGGAILVGSLVCDRAENIIIRGRGIMYLSDFHRFSAFRGVRIIFSQNITVEGIILLDPPHYSIYIGKSEKVRIHNFKSFSTRGWSDGIDMMASSEIEIHDVFLRTSDDCIAVYGSRWDYRGDTRRIRVSNSIFWADVAHPLMIGTHGDHQRNGDVIEDIHFENIDILEHHEPQTNYWGAMAINAGDKNTIRNVTYDNIRVEEFELGQLVDIRVVWNKAYNPVPGSTIENITFRKISYNGPNLNPNRIYGYDNDRIVDGVSFVDLRINGELILGIDQGNFDINGYAKRISFSGSGKG from the coding sequence ATGAACCGATTGATTGTTTATGATGCACCGAAAGGGGCATTGGGGCGCGATGACTTTAAAATTCGTGTCCGTATTCCTGGAGAATCTTGGTGTGATTTATTTGTTTATGAAGTGAAGGTTGACATGCATGAGGTACGTCAGGCTTCCATGGTTTATTTCGATATGTACGGAACTGTTGAAGTACAGGTTGAATGTGTGACACATCATGTGGAACAGGTGGTGATCCGCCCATTATCAGCCGAAATTCCTTTTAGATGTGAAGGGAACTGTATTACTTTTACTTTAGACCGCCCACGCAAGCTATCCATTGAGGTAAATGGAGATCGTTTCAGCAATCTGCATGTATTTGCCAACCCGTTGGAGGAAGATGCGCCACACCCCGATGATCCCGATGTTCTTATGTTGAACCCGGCCATTCACAGGATGGAGGATATTTACCGGCTAGCCAAAACGCCAACGGTGAAAAGCGGCCAACTGCCTAAAGTGATTTACTTTGCTCCCGGCATGCATTATTTAGAGGAAACGATCATGAGAATTCCATCCAATACAACTGTCTATATTGCCGGTGGGGCAATTCTTGTAGGATCACTAGTATGTGACCGTGCTGAAAATATCATAATCCGCGGTAGAGGGATTATGTATTTGTCAGATTTTCATCGGTTTTCCGCATTTCGCGGCGTCAGGATCATATTCTCGCAAAACATTACTGTAGAGGGGATCATCCTGTTGGATCCCCCTCATTACAGCATTTATATCGGCAAGTCGGAAAAGGTTCGGATTCATAACTTTAAATCTTTCAGCACTCGCGGCTGGTCCGACGGCATCGATATGATGGCCAGCTCCGAGATCGAGATTCATGACGTGTTTCTTCGTACGTCCGATGATTGCATTGCGGTATATGGGTCTAGATGGGATTACCGAGGGGATACACGCCGGATACGCGTGAGCAATTCTATTTTCTGGGCGGATGTAGCCCATCCTCTGATGATTGGAACCCATGGAGATCATCAGAGGAACGGAGATGTGATTGAAGACATTCATTTTGAGAACATCGATATTCTAGAGCATCATGAGCCGCAGACGAATTATTGGGGAGCCATGGCGATTAATGCGGGAGACAAGAATACGATACGGAACGTGACCTATGACAACATCCGGGTAGAGGAATTTGAATTAGGGCAGTTGGTTGATATTCGTGTGGTATGGAATAAAGCCTATAACCCGGTACCCGGTTCTACCATCGAAAATATCACATTCCGGAAAATTAGCTACAATGGGCCGAATCTTAACCCGAATCGGATTTATGGTTATGATAACGATCGAATAGTAGATGGAGTTAGCTTTGTTGATCTTCGAATCAACGGGGAGCTGATCCTTGGCATAGATCAGGGAAATTTTGACATAAACGGTTATGCCAAGCGTATTTCGTTCTCCGGATCAGGTAAGGGGTGA
- a CDS encoding glycoside hydrolase family 88 protein: MLKGQDQEWLNEVIDRISTKMDWVSEKSKHKIPYTTINGTHDNRIVDNPTGTVTDEINWWTNGFWGGMMWLMYHETRNEKYKEIAQISEKELDRCFDEFYGLHHDVGFMWLPTSVANYKVTQNPESRKRALHAANLLAGRFNLAGGFIRAWNDLEGSDTRGWAIIDCMFNIPLLYWASEETGDPRFKQIAMKHADTAMTAFVRPDGSVNHIVEFDPFEGGVVRTYGGQGYEEGSSWTRGQTWALYGYMMSYIHTQKDDYLQTAKRIANYFIANIPADSVILVDFRQPKEPKREDDTAATIAACGLIEIAKVALEHEKDLYLGAALKLLKTLDSSRNDWSTDNDCIIQYGSAAYHSVNHHHAIIYGDYYFLEAIFKLKGNDLYLW, encoded by the coding sequence ATGTTAAAAGGGCAGGATCAAGAATGGCTGAATGAAGTCATCGACAGGATTTCAACGAAAATGGATTGGGTCAGCGAGAAATCCAAACATAAAATACCGTACACGACAATTAACGGTACACATGACAACCGCATTGTGGATAATCCTACAGGCACTGTTACCGATGAGATTAACTGGTGGACCAACGGCTTCTGGGGCGGCATGATGTGGCTCATGTATCATGAAACTCGCAACGAGAAATATAAAGAAATTGCGCAAATCTCTGAAAAAGAATTAGATCGCTGCTTTGATGAATTTTACGGCTTGCATCATGATGTCGGATTTATGTGGCTGCCGACCAGTGTAGCGAATTATAAAGTGACGCAAAATCCAGAATCTCGTAAAAGAGCGCTGCATGCAGCTAATCTGCTAGCAGGGCGCTTTAATTTGGCAGGCGGCTTTATTCGCGCTTGGAACGATTTGGAGGGCTCCGATACAAGAGGCTGGGCGATTATCGACTGCATGTTCAATATTCCGCTGCTGTATTGGGCTTCGGAAGAAACCGGCGATCCGCGGTTCAAGCAAATCGCGATGAAGCATGCCGATACGGCGATGACGGCGTTTGTCCGCCCGGATGGGTCTGTCAACCACATTGTGGAATTTGATCCTTTTGAAGGCGGCGTGGTCCGAACGTATGGCGGACAAGGCTATGAGGAAGGATCCTCCTGGACGAGAGGACAGACATGGGCGCTGTACGGGTACATGATGAGCTATATTCATACGCAAAAGGATGATTATTTGCAAACCGCGAAACGGATTGCCAACTATTTTATCGCGAACATTCCTGCGGATAGTGTGATTCTGGTTGATTTTAGACAGCCAAAAGAACCGAAACGCGAGGATGATACGGCTGCTACGATTGCAGCATGCGGTTTGATTGAAATCGCGAAAGTCGCCCTCGAGCATGAAAAGGATTTGTATCTGGGCGCTGCGCTGAAGCTGCTCAAAACGCTGGATAGCTCTCGCAACGATTGGTCGACGGATAATGATTGCATCATTCAATACGGTTCAGCTGCCTATCATTCGGTCAACCATCATCACGCAATTATTTATGGCGATTACTATTTCTTGGAAGCGATTTTCAAGCTTAAAGGGAACGATTTGTATCTCTGGTAA
- a CDS encoding alpha/beta fold hydrolase produces MIHGKFTSGKLLEEGSMRLYYEYLGSPGEGEVLVFIHGHSVDCRMWEPQIKHFNKSFPVLCYDMRGYGRSSLPMEGHDYMHAEDLHFLLQRLDIGAVHLVGLSLGSFVALDYLALYPENVHSVTVASGAIPDSKSSDPVPLVTDVASYKREWYERLLQGCGPDHNGYRSRLWEMICDWTAIQHTQRESESLLGDGLLPRLSNIRTTPAFVVNGAHDFEGAHRSAQKLLDCMPHADCVNLKDAGHFSNMETPEEFNQELQAFLEQLK; encoded by the coding sequence ATGATACACGGTAAGTTTACAAGCGGGAAGTTGTTAGAGGAAGGCAGTATGCGCCTTTATTATGAATATCTAGGTAGTCCGGGAGAAGGTGAAGTCCTGGTATTTATCCACGGCCATTCCGTAGACTGCAGAATGTGGGAGCCTCAAATCAAGCATTTTAACAAGAGTTTTCCGGTCCTTTGCTACGATATGAGGGGCTATGGCAGATCTTCATTGCCTATGGAAGGACACGACTATATGCATGCGGAGGATTTGCATTTTCTGCTTCAGCGGTTAGATATAGGGGCAGTCCATTTGGTTGGACTTTCACTCGGCTCCTTTGTAGCATTGGACTATTTGGCTTTATATCCGGAGAATGTCCACTCGGTGACGGTTGCTAGCGGGGCCATACCAGACTCGAAATCGTCTGATCCTGTTCCATTGGTAACCGATGTGGCTAGCTACAAACGAGAATGGTATGAACGTCTGCTTCAAGGCTGTGGTCCGGACCATAATGGCTACAGAAGTCGATTATGGGAAATGATCTGCGACTGGACGGCGATTCAGCATACACAACGGGAGTCGGAAAGTCTGCTAGGGGATGGGCTGCTTCCTCGTCTTTCCAACATCCGCACCACTCCTGCTTTTGTGGTTAACGGAGCACATGATTTTGAAGGGGCTCATCGCTCCGCACAGAAACTGCTTGATTGCATGCCGCATGCCGATTGTGTGAACCTGAAGGACGCAGGCCATTTCTCCAATATGGAGACGCCAGAGGAATTTAACCAGGAGTTGCAAGCTTTTTTGGAGCAGCTGAAGTAA